The DNA region TTCCATACAAGTGCAACGCAGTATGGCTTGTTTTTGCACAAGCTGCTGCTATGCGCTAATCCAATGCTAGGCACCATCCACGACCTAATATGGAGATGCCCCTATGAGTGCTTGGAAACCAATGATCAATTAGTTTGAGATGGCAACATGATGGCATTGAAAGTACAAAGAGGAGATCACCGTGTGATTTCCTAGCAGATTGTTAGCAAGCAGTTGGAAACCTTAAAAAGGTCATCCTCTGAAATGTATCCTAGCATTCTTTGACAATGCAAGGAAGCCCTTTGAGCTATTTAGCCAAGAACATGCCAGGATTCTATGGAGCGATTGTTGCCGTCCTGTTTCCAGCTCGAAATCAATGGCACGGATGTGAAGAATGGCCTTCTTCTTTTAAGCTCTGTCTGGTTGCAAAGAACAACAGGTAACATTTCATCACTTTAGATAATGCAAAAACAGAATTCAATCTCTGCTGGACAACTTGCATCTAGTATGGCTGGACTCATGCAACCTCTAGGGTATGTTTTAGGGATTAAACATACAGTTATCTTCTCAACACAGGGCACTGAGGGCATTAAAATTCTGAAAGCAGCATGTTGTGCGAGCAGATTTTATCGTCCGTCTTTGAACATCCGAATGAGGCATGGAAATGAGGCATCCATGCAATTCAGGGGCATTCACCGCATGTCAGCCATACACAGGGTTGAAATTAATCTTGCATCACAATCTTAGACAGTCACGTTCGTCATTAAATAAAGCATCATCCACTTGCATATGAAGATAAGGAAACAACAGTGTATGACATTGTCTGCACGGCAATTCTGATGCTACATTTTGGCGAACCATCCCATTCTCTCCATGACAAAAATCTTGTATCTAGCATCAAGAAGAAACCACAACTGATCACATCATCATACATCAATCTCCTTAAGAGGACGTTTTGCAGTCCTCCAATTTCCTTCTGATATCTTCAATAATCCTGTTTGGTACTTCTCCTTTCCACCTTTTGCTATTTTATCTCCGATCCACTCATATACTCAGTGATCCTGTTTGGTAGTCTTGTTCGCTAATGACAGACTCCCTGTTGTGAGGGGTGGAGAGGACTTCATGCTCACATCCAGAAGGCATAACAGGACAAATGCTGCCTGGATTCAGTGGGAAGAGTACTTTGTAGTAACCATCCATAATGGCTGAAAAATTGCATGTTTCAGCAACCTTTGGCATCTGTTCATGGCACAAACATCAAGCCATTGCAACCATGAAGTACATGaacctaaataaaataacaaattgcaCGACATTTATCTTTTGACGAGCTTGAAAAACAGAGGATGGATATGCCTACCTGGTAAATGTCACGCATGTAGCCATGAAGATTAGGGTACTCAATCAGCTTCTTCTTCGTGCACTTAAACAGAACATTATACACAATATCAAACCGAATTAGAGTGGTAAACAAGCAAACATCCGCAAGAGTCAATGTGTCTCCACACAAGTATCGCGAGGTAGTCAGATGATCTTCCACCACCTCCAGTGTGGTGAATAAACCATTCACTGCACTGTCATACGCATCTTGACTTTGAGCAAACCCACACCTACACTAACAACAAATCATGCATTAATCCATTTGACCTTTACCcacaaagaataaagaaaagaaaacgtaAAACCCACGAAGATTAAAACCCTTACCTATAAACCCCATTATTGACATTGGGATAAATTAATCCATTCCACTCCCCAATCCTTCCCTTCAATTCCTTTGGTGACAAGTCCAAACCCGGGTTCCGGGCCAACCCGTTAAGACCCGAATTGAAAAACTCGATTATATCATAGCTCTCATTACACCCTACTTCCTTCTTCTCCACATCCCATAACATTGGCACCGTAGCTCTCCCACTGTACCCACCTGACCTCCTTAACCCATACACACCCTTCAGATTCCGGCACCCATTAGCATTATCCCTACCCGGGACAAGAATATTCCTATCCCTGTTTGAGATAGGAATATCTTTGAATTCCCATGATCCATCTTGACCCGGTCCAGCGATTGAGACAGGGACTACATCTTCCAGGCCCTTCAACGCCCGAACAATCAATGTCCTGTGCGCCCATGGGCAAGGCAAGCCCACGTAGAGGTGAAGTGTTGTTGAGTTTTGGAGCGTAAATGGAGGGTTCAGGCGGAATTTTGAGGCCGGTCTTGTGTACCTGCCGGAGGAATCAGAGGGAGCGAGCTGGGACATCATGAGTTGCCACGTGGAGTTCCATGTTGTACGGACGGTGGATATTAGGAGTCCTGGTGGCAATGACTGGCCCCACAATAGGTTTGTTATTGTTGAAAGGATGGTTTTGGGGTTCGGTGATTGTTGATCAGGAGGGGTGGATTGATTCAGGGATTGTCTTGGGATGACGTGGCATGCGAAGCGGTGGGTTGTTTtggtggcggtggtggtggtggagaaaATCGGAAATTGGGAGCTGAAGAGTAGTACACCGGACATGACTATAGAACGTGATAAAATGGTCATTACAGGCCTGTCTGccgtttattattattacaggcCTTACAGTCATTATCGTTATTGGGTAGCGAGAAAATGGTAACTATACAACAATGTAAGCTTAAACGGTATCGTATTCAGAATAGCTAACAGCTAGGCTGCCCCTCGCCAATATTGAGAGTCGGGCTCCTAAATCATTAAGAGAATTTATTAAACTCATTTAAGTGCCATTTATTGAATGTGAAGATgtattcttaaaaattaaattatttacctGTTTTACGTTACAggtaaagattaatttttttaaaaaaattaaaaaaatatttaattattactaatatattttttaaagaaaaaaaattcaaaccatataaaaattgatttgatataatttgTTTAGCTTGGCAATATCAATTACAACCTggataaccataaaaaaaccataatttgattaaaaaacattttaaactataaattttttaaaagaatataaaacaataacatattGAATTGGTTGGGTTAACCAAAATTAACATGTAAAATTCATGACTCAAGTAATGAAATCacgataattttataaaaaacaaataaaaatatatatcgaAGCTCTTAATCAACTTGATGTTGAAGAacgaagttaaaaaaaaaatttaattaaaaaaataacaaaaaaatgagTCAATCCAGGTTAATCTGTCAAATTATGACgcacaattctcaatcaatccaaaattgaatgatgaaattgaaaaaaaaaaaaatcaattcataaagaaaaaaaaaatttgaatcaacCTAGTTTAACCTGTCAAAAACCCTTGACTTGGATCATAGactaagataacctcatagaaaaaaaaattaaaaatttaattctcaatcaactaaatgataaataatgaaaatggaaaaaacaaacaattacataaaagaaaaaaaaattcaagtcaactAGGTTAACTTTTAAAAGTCGTTACTCGGGTCATAAGCTTaaaataaccccataaaaacaactaaaataaattatgaaacttcattatcaataaatttaatattaaaaaatgaaattaaaaaaaaatatttcatagtGACTTTGTTAGGAGAAATTTCCCCTTCTTAATTagtttatgttaataatatcttcaaaaataacttatttctttaaagaatttatcatttaataaaaacaaagttaagttatcatgattaaattatatcaaaaaaattattatatagacATTATGGACAATAATCTAAGCTCATGAATAAGACCAGTAGAATTTTGAcacaattattaaatttgttgagaTTATTTTGTGATGGATGCATTACTAATCACTTTATTTCATAATCATAgctttattatcaaatataaaaaatttacattccAAATGTGATTgactaaatatataatttgtacaaATCTAATTATTTGTGATAGTTTTATTAATTCAGTCCATGATGTGGACTAATTCGgtataacaatatttttaataattttcatagttttataaattatatatttaatcttgttatttttttaacaaaaatcagttacaacttaattattttcatcaatttcatttccttttaaattttttaatctttaactaaatatagaaataaagtACATAATATAGGGAGATTAAtgagaaaaatgtattttttataagttaagAGGCATGACACCataatgatttattaatttagggGAAGCTCATCAATCTATGATTTGGATTAAATTGTATTGAAAAATTacactttataatttatattttggagCACATGTAACGTTTTATATCTTATATCTCTTTTatctaaaagaataaaaaaataatatttactattttaCATGTTTGCCAttacttttcatttaatatCTACAATTCCCCTAAAcatattaaataacaaaaatgtcaTTAAGTTTAATGTTGgggcttttttttcttaaaaaaaatatagttgttaCTCCTACCTTTATTGATTACAACAATACCACTACAAAcaattatttaagaataaaaacatcattttgttcTCAAAACACCctaaaaatttcataaacatgacaacatcattttcttctcaAATAACCTCCAAAAGTTCCAAATTCTagcaaattttaaaaagaataagaacaccATATTGTTCTTTAATCTTCACCCAATTTTCACCTAACAACATTGCTAATCACAACCTGACATACATTGCCTCAATCTCCgtcaaatttgacaaataaaacACTACATCATCAACCTCCCATCATCTACATCAAATGCTAGTAGCTTAGAAAGTTGTAATAGTTTGGATGGACTCATGTTCAAAAGTAGGTGCAAGAAATGTGGAAAAAAGCAACTATTAGGATATCGAAAATAGAAACTAGTAAGAACAAGTTATTTTATAGATGTGATGATATGTCATGCGACAATAATTTATTGCTTGGTGTAAACatataaatgaaattgaaatgattgTAATAGGTGGAGGAGGTTCTCATGATGTCGATCGAATACTAGatgaattgaagaaaataaaagatgagcTACGTAGGGTTTGGATCAAGAATCACAACATGAAGACTAACTTTGTTTGTGTGAAATTGTTGTTAGTAACTAATTTAGTGCATGtgatattaatatttgtattattatgtTGTTCATGtcaaacaaatgaaataaaaacataagGCAACTTTGATCCACAACTACATAACATATATAGTGCAAAACAATTCAAACATTAGTTGTCTTA from Populus alba chromosome 14, ASM523922v2, whole genome shotgun sequence includes:
- the LOC118031229 gene encoding uncharacterized protein encodes the protein MTILSRSIVMSGVLLFSSQFPIFSTTTTATKTTHRFACHVIPRQSLNQSTPPDQQSPNPKTILSTITNLLWGQSLPPGLLISTVRTTWNSTWQLMMSQLAPSDSSGRYTRPASKFRLNPPFTLQNSTTLHLYVGLPCPWAHRTLIVRALKGLEDVVPVSIAGPGQDGSWEFKDIPISNRDRNILVPGRDNANGCRNLKGVYGLRRSGGYSGRATVPMLWDVEKKEVGCNESYDIIEFFNSGLNGLARNPGLDLSPKELKGRIGEWNGLIYPNVNNGVYRCGFAQSQDAYDSAVNGLFTTLEVVEDHLTTSRYLCGDTLTLADVCLFTTLIRFDIVYNVLFKCTKKKLIEYPNLHGYMRDIYQMPKVAETCNFSAIMDGYYKVLFPLNPGSICPVMPSGCEHEVLSTPHNRESVISEQDYQTGSLSI